A stretch of Prionailurus bengalensis isolate Pbe53 chromosome E4, Fcat_Pben_1.1_paternal_pri, whole genome shotgun sequence DNA encodes these proteins:
- the PTPN7 gene encoding LOW QUALITY PROTEIN: tyrosine-protein phosphatase non-receptor type 7 (The sequence of the model RefSeq protein was modified relative to this genomic sequence to represent the inferred CDS: inserted 2 bases in 1 codon; deleted 1 base in 1 codon; substituted 1 base at 1 genomic stop codon), with product MNQLGCCPEKGLPRQGGGWGVGGGGGQWNLGRGGHFLGPRHPDAPEAKKTWESPRVRARDCPLSVRLLSFRXTSWLSKPPLGPAPHXQHGPGPWWGCSRARLPTWSLGAAMTQPPPTKAPAKKHVRLQERRGSNVALMLDVRSLGAVEPICSVNTPREVTLHFLRTAGHPLTRWALQHQPPSPKQLEEEFLKIPSNFVNSEDLDIPGHASKDRYKTILPNPQSRVCLGRAQSQEDGDYINANYIRGYDGQEKVYIATQGPMPNTVSDFWEMVWQEEVSLIVMLTQLREGKEKCVHYWPTEEETYGPFRIRIQGTKECPEYTVRQLTIQHQEECRVVKHVLFSAWPDHQTPESAGPLLRLVAEVEESPETAANTGPIVVHCSAGIGRTGCFIATRIGCQQLKARGEVDILGIVCQLRLDRGGMIQTTEQYQFLHHTLALYAAQLPEEPCP from the exons ATGAACCAGCTGGGCTGCTGTCCAGAAAAGGGCCTGCCGAGgcaaggcggggggtggggggtggggggt gggggtgggcagtggaaTCTTGGACGTGGGGGCCACTTCCTAGGCCCCAGGCATCCAGATGCCCCAGAGGCGAAGAAGACGTGGGAGTCCCCCCGTGTGAGGGCCAGAGACTGTCCACTATCTGTAA GGCTCCTGTCTTTCAGGTGAACCTCATGGCTGAGTAAGCCTCCCCTGGGCCCAGCACCCCA CCAGCATGGTCCAGGACCGTGGTGGGGGTGCTCCAGAGCACGGCTGCCGACCTGGTCTTTGGGGGCAGCCATGACCCAGCCTCCACCCACCAAAGCACCAGCCAAGAAGCATGTGCGACTGCAGGAGAG GCGAGGCTCCAATGTGGCTCTGATGCTGGATGTGCGGTCCCTGGGAGCTGTAGAGCCCATTTGCTCAGTGAACACACCCCGGGAGGTCACCCTACACTTTCTGCGCACAGCTGGACACCCCCTCACCCGctgggccctgcagcaccagccACCCAGCCCCAAGCAGCTGGAAGAAGAATTCCTG AAGATCCCCTCAAACTTTGTCAACTCTGAAGACCTGGATATTCCTGGCCACGCCTCCAAGGACCGATATAAGACCATCTTGCCAA ATCCCCAGAGCCGTGTCTGTCTAGGCCGGGCACAGAGCCAAGAAGACGGAGACTACATCAATGCCAACTACATCCGA GGCTACGACGGGCAGGAGAAGGTCTACATTGCGACCCAGGGCCCCATGCCCAACACCGTATCGGACTTCTGGGAGATGGTGTGGCAGGAAGAAGTGTCACTCATTGTCATGCTCACTCAGCTCCGAGAAGGCAAGGAG AAATGTGTCCACTACTggcccacagaagaggaaacctaTGGACCCTTCCGGATCCGCATCCAAGGCACAAAAGAATGTCCAGAATACACTGTGCGGCAGCTCACCATCCAG CACCAGGAGGAGTGCCGGGTAGTGAAACATGTCCTCTTCTCTGCCTGGCCTGATCACCAGACCCCAGAATCGGCTGGGCCTCTGCTGCGCCTGGTGGCCGAGGTAGAGGAAAGCCCAGAGACAGCTGCCAACACTGGGCCCATCGTAGTCCACTGCAG TGCAGGGATTGGCCGGACTGGCTGCTTCATCGCCACCCGAATTGGCTGTCAACAGCTGAAGGCCCGAGGGGAAGTGGACATTCTGGGTATCGTGTGCCAACTGCGGCTGGACAG GGGCGGGATGATCCAGACCACAGAGCAATACCAGTTCCTGCACCACACCCTGGCCCTGTATGCAGCCCAGCTACCGGAGGAGCCCTGCCCCTGA